In Flavobacterium sp. WV_118_3, one DNA window encodes the following:
- a CDS encoding ABC transporter permease, translated as MIQNWLKVFVYHFKQHKLFSILNVLGLSIGISGLIFAILYWNEEQSYNEWNPEKDKVYEVINDLGDSGKWAWNVAPTAPILEASSKNIESYCYYTAWYSEEILSYNGKKEMIKKIGAAESNFFSYFPFEFIAGNPKTAIQDQSSIAVSEAVAKLFFKDENPIGKQLIYDGKPYAVRGVYRIPGKSSMAPDVMLYLKMDKNSESWGDFNYGLMLKVNSPEKAAAVAKEIEAIYYEHRIRKEAKNMGISEQDFIKKYGKITVSLTSLAKARLGDQISGLVEGKGNYQFLIIMMGLSVLILVLSIVNYVNLATANAIKRAKEIGIRKIIGATKKQIVWQFIFETVLVVCVALILSLMIVELTLPYYNSFLQKDLQLIGSQFYLQLLLIVVVVIALAGIFPSVYVSNFETLKVLKGNFGRSKNGVWLRNGMLILQFCIATFFIIGSYIVYQQVNYMTNKELGYKGDQVLTIPYRSKRDGADFARYKTIQQELQKIKGIKGVGAGTFNFSGNGATSSTGFTYNDNPIQAQNMGIDFDLLKMLNIKLLQGRELTPELASDTINSMLINKTTWEKMGEKDPVGKEIEWNGSKLKVVGIVDDFHLYGLQREIPPMVFFHIKTIPWMQTNINRIYIKVDPQNMDQTIAGLEKFWTQKVDTEYPFKYDFVDKEYARTYETYVKQRNLFSLLNIVVITIALFGLFALASYSIERRIKEIAIRRTLGAETGMLLKNLSTQYIIFCVIGFILAAMPAYYLLNKWLEDFAFRISITILPFIIGFVVLLSLTLLIVLSKAYQATRIDILKYLKYE; from the coding sequence ATGATACAGAACTGGTTAAAAGTGTTTGTGTATCATTTTAAGCAACACAAACTGTTTTCCATACTCAATGTGTTGGGATTAAGCATCGGGATTTCCGGATTGATCTTCGCCATTCTGTATTGGAATGAGGAACAATCGTATAACGAATGGAACCCGGAAAAAGACAAGGTTTATGAAGTGATCAACGATTTAGGGGATTCTGGTAAATGGGCATGGAATGTAGCGCCAACCGCTCCGATTCTGGAGGCATCCTCCAAAAATATCGAAAGTTACTGTTATTATACGGCATGGTATTCGGAAGAAATTCTGAGCTATAATGGCAAAAAAGAGATGATCAAGAAAATTGGCGCTGCCGAAAGTAATTTCTTCTCCTATTTCCCTTTTGAATTTATAGCCGGAAACCCGAAAACTGCCATACAGGATCAAAGCAGTATAGCCGTGTCGGAAGCCGTTGCGAAACTGTTTTTTAAGGATGAAAACCCGATCGGAAAACAACTTATTTACGATGGGAAGCCCTACGCGGTAAGAGGTGTTTACCGTATTCCGGGTAAATCGTCGATGGCGCCTGATGTGATGCTGTATTTAAAAATGGATAAAAACAGCGAAAGTTGGGGTGATTTTAACTACGGATTGATGTTAAAAGTCAATTCGCCCGAAAAAGCTGCTGCGGTTGCTAAAGAAATTGAAGCGATTTACTACGAACATCGTATCCGGAAAGAGGCCAAAAATATGGGGATTTCGGAACAGGATTTTATTAAAAAATACGGAAAAATTACCGTAAGTCTGACATCGTTGGCCAAAGCAAGATTGGGCGATCAGATCAGCGGTTTGGTGGAAGGAAAAGGAAATTATCAGTTTTTGATAATCATGATGGGACTTTCGGTATTAATTCTGGTACTGTCGATCGTGAATTATGTGAATCTGGCGACCGCCAATGCGATTAAAAGAGCCAAAGAAATCGGTATCCGTAAAATTATCGGAGCGACCAAAAAACAAATTGTCTGGCAGTTTATTTTCGAAACGGTATTGGTGGTATGTGTCGCGTTAATTTTGTCGCTAATGATTGTAGAGCTGACCTTGCCGTATTACAATTCCTTTTTACAAAAAGACCTACAGCTGATTGGAAGCCAGTTTTATTTGCAATTGCTACTGATTGTAGTTGTCGTAATTGCATTAGCCGGTATATTTCCGTCGGTATATGTATCGAATTTCGAAACCTTAAAAGTACTGAAAGGTAATTTTGGACGGAGTAAAAACGGAGTATGGCTTCGAAACGGAATGCTGATTCTTCAGTTTTGCATCGCTACTTTTTTTATTATCGGTTCGTATATCGTATACCAACAGGTTAATTATATGACTAATAAAGAGTTGGGTTATAAAGGCGATCAGGTTCTTACGATTCCGTATCGTTCGAAAAGAGATGGAGCTGATTTCGCACGATACAAAACGATACAACAGGAATTACAAAAAATAAAAGGCATTAAAGGAGTAGGGGCCGGAACATTTAATTTTTCAGGGAACGGCGCTACGTCTTCTACCGGTTTTACGTATAACGACAATCCAATTCAGGCGCAAAACATGGGGATCGATTTCGATTTGCTTAAAATGCTAAACATAAAACTGCTCCAAGGTCGGGAATTGACTCCGGAACTGGCTTCCGATACGATTAATTCAATGTTGATCAATAAAACAACCTGGGAAAAGATGGGAGAGAAAGATCCCGTTGGAAAAGAAATTGAATGGAACGGCAGCAAATTAAAAGTTGTTGGAATAGTCGACGATTTCCATTTGTATGGGTTACAACGGGAAATACCGCCCATGGTTTTCTTTCATATTAAAACCATTCCGTGGATGCAAACCAATATCAACAGGATTTATATAAAAGTGGATCCGCAAAATATGGATCAGACCATTGCCGGTCTGGAGAAATTCTGGACGCAAAAAGTCGATACCGAATATCCGTTCAAATATGATTTCGTAGATAAAGAATATGCGCGAACCTATGAAACCTATGTCAAACAACGCAATTTGTTTTCGCTGCTCAATATTGTAGTGATCACTATTGCCTTGTTCGGATTGTTTGCGCTGGCATCCTATTCGATCGAAAGACGGATCAAAGAAATTGCGATCCGAAGAACCTTGGGGGCCGAAACCGGAATGCTACTTAAAAACCTATCGACACAATACATCATTTTTTGTGTTATCGGTTTTATTCTGGCAGCGATGCCGGCTTATTACCTGCTCAATAAATGGCTGGAAGACTTTGCTTTCCGGATTTCGATCACCATCTTGCCGTTTATTATTGGTTTTGTGGTCTTATTATCGCTCACATTGCTTATTGTGCTTTCGAAAGCCTATCAGGCCACGAGAATCGATATTCTGAAATATCTGAAATACGAATAA
- a CDS encoding sigma-54 dependent transcriptional regulator, producing MKKKQAQILIIDDQDDILLAAKLLLKKHFETIHTANSPKKLVQLLADNPIDVVLLDMNYRIGFEDGREGIHWLKEIKLLTPNTVVILMTAFGKVETAVEGLKSGAFDYVMKPWDNDKLLTVINNAVAQSRKEQKKNPPQLQTGQSVFMGNAPKIKQAYAIADKVAKTDANVLILGENGTGKYVFADYIHRHSDRKDQPFIAVDLGSLNENIFESELFGYAKGAFTDAKSDTAGRFEAAQGGTIFLDEIGNVPLHLQSKLLQVIQNKTVTRLGEAKARPLNVRIITATNLDLKQEVAAKNFREDLFYRINTMTIPLPPLRERNEDIIPLAHFLLAQLAAKYGREELQFQEKALENMEKHRWNGNIREMENRIERAVILCEEATITASDLDLTAISEPDNVTEDLQLSDLEKRTIEKTLHKHQYNISKTAEELGLSRAALYRRIEKFGIDTND from the coding sequence ATGAAAAAAAAACAAGCCCAGATTTTAATTATCGACGATCAGGATGATATTCTTTTAGCCGCAAAACTGCTGTTAAAAAAACATTTTGAAACCATTCATACCGCCAATTCGCCCAAAAAATTGGTGCAATTGCTCGCCGATAATCCAATTGATGTGGTTCTTTTGGATATGAATTATCGTATCGGTTTTGAAGACGGACGGGAAGGGATTCACTGGTTAAAGGAAATTAAGTTGCTTACACCAAATACGGTCGTCATCCTGATGACGGCTTTTGGCAAGGTCGAAACAGCTGTCGAGGGACTTAAATCCGGTGCTTTCGATTATGTGATGAAACCCTGGGACAATGATAAATTACTTACTGTGATCAACAATGCTGTAGCACAAAGTCGGAAAGAGCAAAAAAAGAATCCACCACAACTTCAAACCGGTCAGTCGGTTTTTATGGGCAATGCTCCCAAGATCAAACAGGCGTATGCCATTGCCGACAAAGTGGCCAAAACGGATGCCAATGTACTTATCCTTGGTGAAAACGGAACCGGAAAGTATGTTTTTGCCGATTATATTCACCGGCATTCCGACCGGAAAGACCAGCCGTTTATCGCAGTTGACCTCGGTTCGTTAAATGAAAATATTTTTGAAAGTGAATTGTTCGGTTATGCGAAAGGTGCTTTTACCGATGCCAAATCCGATACCGCCGGGCGTTTTGAAGCCGCACAGGGCGGAACGATTTTTCTGGACGAAATCGGGAATGTTCCGTTGCATTTGCAATCCAAATTATTACAGGTTATCCAGAATAAAACCGTTACCCGATTGGGCGAGGCCAAAGCCCGACCTTTGAATGTGCGTATCATCACCGCGACCAACCTCGATTTAAAACAGGAAGTAGCGGCAAAAAATTTCCGGGAAGATTTGTTTTATCGAATCAATACCATGACGATTCCATTGCCACCTTTACGCGAACGAAACGAGGATATTATTCCGCTTGCCCACTTTTTATTGGCACAATTAGCTGCGAAATATGGTCGTGAGGAATTGCAATTTCAGGAGAAAGCACTGGAAAATATGGAAAAGCATCGTTGGAATGGCAATATCCGTGAAATGGAAAACCGAATCGAAAGAGCGGTCATCCTTTGTGAAGAGGCGACCATCACGGCTTCCGATCTGGATCTGACTGCCATTTCCGAGCCGGACAACGTAACCGAAGACCTGCAATTATCGGATCTGGAAAAGCGAACCATCGAAAAAACATTGCACAAACATCAGTATAACATTAGCAAAACAGCCGAAGAATTGGGCCTTTCGCGAGCGGCTTTATACCGCCGGATCGAAAAATTCGGAATTGACACCAACGATTAA
- a CDS encoding glycosyltransferase, which yields MHKERKKRILVAPLNWGLGHATRCIPVIEALENHGFQPVIASDGVALSLLEKEFPHLQALELPSYKIQYAQNGANFKWKMIRQIPNMYRAMRDERKMVERWIQEEAIDGIISDNRLGVFSSKVPSVFITHQLNVLTGNTSWITTKIHHQFIRKYRECWVPDIAGSPNLSGKLGHTETPVTNVKYIGPLSRLHKKTVEPLYDLMVILSGPEPQRTLLEEKLKLELNYFEGKILFIRGVIEEEQTISRRLNFTCYNFMNTEELEIAFNQSKMVLSRSGYTTIMDLAHLGKKAFFIPTPGQYEQEYLAKKLKKKGLVPYAKQDEFKVGDLNQVDMYKGLKNITQEITWRQLFCLFERKGKL from the coding sequence ATGCATAAAGAACGAAAAAAAAGAATTCTGGTCGCTCCATTAAATTGGGGCCTTGGGCATGCCACGCGTTGCATCCCGGTTATTGAGGCTTTGGAAAATCACGGATTTCAGCCAGTGATTGCTTCCGATGGTGTTGCGTTGTCGCTGTTAGAAAAAGAATTTCCGCACCTGCAAGCCTTGGAACTTCCTTCTTATAAAATCCAGTATGCTCAAAACGGAGCTAATTTTAAATGGAAAATGATCCGTCAGATTCCAAATATGTACCGCGCCATGCGGGACGAACGGAAAATGGTGGAACGCTGGATTCAGGAAGAAGCCATCGACGGGATTATTTCCGACAACCGACTGGGTGTTTTTTCTTCAAAAGTTCCTTCGGTTTTTATTACGCACCAATTGAATGTTTTAACCGGAAACACCTCCTGGATTACGACTAAAATCCACCATCAGTTTATCCGAAAATACCGAGAATGCTGGGTTCCGGATATCGCCGGAAGTCCGAATCTTTCCGGAAAACTGGGTCATACGGAAACGCCGGTAACCAATGTAAAATATATTGGTCCGTTAAGTCGTTTGCACAAAAAGACCGTCGAGCCCTTATATGATCTGATGGTTATTCTGTCCGGACCGGAACCACAACGGACATTACTGGAAGAAAAATTAAAACTGGAACTGAACTATTTTGAAGGTAAAATCCTTTTTATCCGTGGTGTGATTGAAGAAGAACAAACTATCTCGCGACGCCTGAATTTCACCTGCTATAATTTTATGAATACGGAAGAACTGGAAATAGCCTTTAACCAGAGTAAAATGGTATTGAGTCGTTCCGGATATACCACCATTATGGATTTGGCGCATTTGGGCAAAAAAGCCTTTTTTATTCCAACTCCAGGTCAATATGAACAAGAATATCTGGCCAAAAAACTAAAGAAAAAAGGTTTAGTCCCTTATGCCAAACAAGACGAATTTAAAGTTGGCGATTTAAATCAGGTGGATATGTATAAAGGACTCAAAAATATCACTCAGGAAATCACCTGGCGTCAGTTATTTTGTCTTTTCGAGCGTAAAGGAAAACTCTGA
- a CDS encoding ABC transporter ATP-binding protein has protein sequence MISIQNLSKVFRTEEVETAALNQIALQINEGDFISVMGPSGCGKSTLLNIIGLLDGITSGSYKLLGQEINGLKENEKAKLRKQQIGFIFQNFNLIDELSVYDNIELPLIYNNVGSAERKKRVEAIAERLSLSHRLKHYPQQLSGGQQQRVAVARALITNPKIILADEPTGNLDSRNGNEVMELLTDLHANGATIMMVTHSDYDASFSQRTIHMKDGVILSEKQNARNVDVLVDAKEN, from the coding sequence ATGATCAGCATTCAAAATCTTTCCAAAGTTTTCCGGACGGAAGAAGTGGAAACAGCCGCATTAAATCAGATTGCGCTGCAAATTAACGAAGGGGATTTTATCTCTGTAATGGGACCTTCGGGTTGCGGGAAATCAACCCTGCTTAATATCATCGGACTTTTGGATGGTATTACCAGTGGCAGCTACAAACTTTTAGGACAGGAGATCAACGGACTAAAAGAAAATGAAAAAGCGAAGTTGCGCAAACAGCAAATCGGATTTATTTTCCAAAACTTTAACCTGATCGACGAGTTGTCGGTATATGATAATATCGAACTACCGCTGATTTACAATAACGTGGGTAGTGCGGAACGTAAAAAACGAGTGGAAGCCATTGCCGAACGGCTGTCGCTTTCGCATCGTCTAAAGCATTATCCGCAGCAACTTTCGGGTGGACAACAACAAAGGGTAGCCGTTGCGCGGGCTTTGATCACCAATCCAAAAATCATTCTGGCCGATGAGCCAACCGGTAATCTGGACAGTCGAAACGGAAACGAAGTGATGGAATTGCTAACCGATCTGCACGCCAATGGAGCAACTATTATGATGGTAACTCATTCCGATTACGACGCGTCGTTTTCACAACGAACCATTCATATGAAAGACGGCGTGATTCTCAGCGAAAAACAAAACGCCCGAAATGTAGATGTTTTGGTCGATGCCAAAGAAAATTAA
- the trmB gene encoding tRNA (guanosine(46)-N7)-methyltransferase TrmB: MGSKNKLKRFKENETFGNVFQPTREEVVSNTFPFKGKWKQEVFKNDNPLVLELGCGKGEYSVGLATRYPDKNFIGIDIKGARFWRGAKTAVENGLSNVAFIRTQIELLEYVFAAAEVDEIWITFPDPQIKYKRTKHRMTNSEFLQRYKKILKKDGIMNLKTDSEFMHGYTLGLLHGEGHEVLYANHNVYKNEGAPEVVTAIQTFYEQQYLEQNKAITYIQFKIK, encoded by the coding sequence GTGGGAAGTAAAAATAAATTAAAAAGATTTAAGGAGAACGAGACATTTGGGAACGTATTTCAGCCAACTCGGGAAGAGGTGGTGTCCAATACTTTTCCGTTTAAAGGCAAATGGAAACAGGAGGTTTTTAAAAATGATAACCCGTTGGTGTTGGAATTGGGATGTGGAAAAGGGGAATACTCCGTTGGACTGGCCACGCGTTACCCGGATAAAAATTTTATCGGAATTGATATAAAAGGGGCGCGATTTTGGCGGGGAGCCAAAACAGCTGTTGAAAATGGACTGTCAAATGTTGCCTTTATACGAACGCAGATTGAATTACTGGAATATGTATTTGCAGCAGCAGAAGTAGACGAAATCTGGATTACATTCCCGGATCCGCAAATCAAATACAAGCGTACGAAACACCGTATGACGAACTCGGAGTTCTTACAGCGCTATAAAAAAATCCTGAAAAAAGACGGGATCATGAATCTGAAAACCGATAGCGAATTTATGCACGGTTATACGTTGGGATTATTACACGGCGAAGGGCACGAAGTGTTGTATGCCAATCATAATGTTTACAAAAACGAAGGAGCGCCGGAAGTAGTAACAGCCATTCAGACGTTTTACGAACAACAATACTTAGAACAAAATAAAGCGATAACCTATATCCAATTCAAAATAAAATAA
- a CDS encoding HAMP domain-containing sensor histidine kinase, producing the protein MTQSWKIHHAFFIRLLVLLVLLGSCIVLFQKQLYYTLFGFVFFGILLTLEMYYFIRNAFLFYDKTITAILQQDYSASYSDAYKTGNYSKLHQLYETLKERRNEQTSKELVYRTILNNIDSGVLILEKKDAEWGIFLMNDYFSNQFTVPKVSKWHYLKKQIPSFCSAIEQFDFQEVKTSVQIRANADAEFQTFRLQASLSKSYNTEYYIIFLDSIQKVIEKKEKEAWINLMKVISHELLNSLTPIRSLSQNLQEIVDQDALSSEDLEDIRLSLSTIINRSDHLQFFVDNYRKLAMLPSPQKEKTALLSLVKSCVDTMMPLFKTHGISVHNKIDFDRWLYVDRNQLEQVILNLLTNSMYALTGDSTDSKVIELSASVANNRLFIVISDNGAGIEKEIQDKIFLPFFTTRKEGAGIGLTLSKNIIEAHGGYLNYQRDSTHTTFVISLIEKENS; encoded by the coding sequence ATGACACAATCCTGGAAAATACACCATGCCTTTTTTATCCGTTTATTAGTACTTCTGGTACTTCTCGGAAGTTGTATCGTATTGTTTCAAAAACAACTTTACTATACCTTATTTGGTTTCGTTTTTTTTGGAATCTTACTCACGCTGGAAATGTATTATTTTATCCGAAATGCTTTTTTATTTTACGATAAAACCATCACCGCTATTTTACAGCAGGATTATTCGGCCAGTTATTCCGACGCGTATAAAACCGGAAATTACAGCAAATTGCACCAGCTTTACGAAACGCTAAAAGAACGGAGAAACGAACAAACGTCCAAAGAACTCGTGTACCGAACCATTTTAAACAATATCGATAGCGGTGTTTTAATCCTTGAAAAAAAAGATGCGGAATGGGGTATTTTTTTGATGAACGATTATTTTTCAAATCAGTTTACCGTGCCAAAGGTTTCCAAATGGCATTATCTGAAAAAGCAGATTCCATCATTTTGTTCGGCTATCGAGCAATTTGATTTTCAGGAAGTGAAAACATCTGTTCAGATTCGGGCGAATGCCGATGCGGAATTTCAGACGTTCCGCTTACAGGCGTCTTTAAGTAAGAGCTACAATACCGAATATTATATTATTTTTCTGGATTCCATTCAAAAGGTAATTGAGAAAAAAGAGAAAGAAGCCTGGATTAATCTGATGAAGGTGATTTCACATGAATTATTAAACTCGCTGACACCGATTCGTTCGCTGTCGCAGAATTTACAGGAAATTGTAGATCAGGATGCTTTAAGTTCCGAAGATCTGGAGGATATCCGGTTAAGTCTTTCGACGATTATCAACCGAAGTGATCATCTTCAATTCTTTGTCGACAATTACCGGAAACTGGCGATGTTACCATCACCGCAAAAGGAAAAAACCGCTTTACTATCGCTTGTAAAATCTTGTGTCGATACCATGATGCCCTTGTTTAAAACGCATGGCATTAGCGTCCATAACAAAATCGATTTTGACCGCTGGCTGTATGTCGACCGCAACCAATTGGAACAGGTTATACTGAATTTGCTGACCAATAGTATGTATGCGTTAACCGGAGATTCGACGGATTCGAAAGTAATTGAACTATCCGCATCGGTGGCCAATAACCGTTTGTTTATTGTGATTTCCGATAATGGTGCCGGAATTGAAAAGGAGATTCAGGATAAAATTTTCCTTCCGTTTTTTACCACGCGAAAAGAAGGTGCCGGGATTGGTTTGACGCTATCCAAAAATATCATTGAAGCCCATGGCGGTTATCTGAACTACCAACGCGACAGCACGCATACGACATTTGTTATTAGTCTGATTGAAAAAGAAAATTCGTAG
- a CDS encoding MGMT family protein produces the protein MKAENENFFERVYEVVRLIPYGRVTSYGAIAKTLGAARSARMVGWAMNAAHGKDDVPAHRVVNRVGMLTGKHHFEGTNLMQQLLESEGVKVKNNQVVHFEKLFWQPEIQL, from the coding sequence ATGAAAGCCGAAAATGAAAATTTCTTTGAACGGGTGTATGAAGTGGTACGTCTAATTCCGTACGGACGGGTAACATCTTATGGAGCCATTGCGAAAACGTTGGGTGCGGCGCGTTCGGCACGAATGGTCGGCTGGGCGATGAATGCAGCACATGGGAAAGATGATGTTCCGGCACATCGCGTCGTAAACCGCGTGGGAATGCTCACCGGTAAACACCATTTCGAGGGAACCAATCTGATGCAGCAATTACTCGAAAGCGAAGGTGTTAAAGTAAAAAACAACCAGGTGGTGCACTTCGAAAAACTATTCTGGCAACCGGAAATACAGTTGTAA
- a CDS encoding head GIN domain-containing protein, with product MIRIVIAITVSLIGFVCHAQVSENRTVAAFTTIEGSHGVEIRYTQSKTAGIKVTSDTADKVQMITTEVSGGVLKIKIKTTKEVNNFEIARVEVSGPNVANFKLSSGAKMTFENEVETANAQITLTSGTHLKGNIKAKNVQMDINSGSAFKGAIQATTLKAALSGAGKATITGKASELKVDAKSASVLKAGDLEAKYAIVEAANTSKVTVRVTEKLDAFASSVAAIDYYGKPKAVTADKKSLGTITAN from the coding sequence ATGATACGAATTGTAATTGCCATAACCGTAAGTCTTATCGGATTTGTGTGCCACGCACAGGTAAGTGAAAATAGAACCGTAGCCGCTTTCACAACCATAGAAGGCTCTCACGGTGTTGAAATACGGTATACGCAAAGTAAAACAGCCGGAATAAAAGTAACTTCAGACACGGCGGATAAAGTACAAATGATCACTACAGAAGTGAGCGGTGGCGTATTAAAAATCAAAATAAAAACCACTAAGGAAGTCAATAATTTCGAAATCGCACGAGTGGAGGTTTCGGGTCCGAATGTTGCCAATTTTAAATTGTCTTCCGGAGCCAAAATGACCTTCGAAAACGAAGTGGAAACCGCGAATGCGCAAATCACGCTTACGTCGGGTACCCATTTGAAAGGAAACATTAAAGCGAAAAACGTACAAATGGATATCAACTCCGGATCGGCTTTTAAAGGCGCGATTCAGGCAACGACGCTAAAAGCAGCATTATCGGGTGCCGGAAAAGCAACGATTACCGGAAAAGCAAGCGAATTAAAAGTGGATGCAAAATCGGCATCGGTTTTGAAAGCCGGTGATCTGGAAGCTAAATACGCTATCGTAGAAGCGGCAAATACTTCGAAAGTAACGGTGCGCGTAACCGAAAAGCTGGACGCTTTTGCCAGTTCGGTAGCGGCGATTGACTATTACGGTAAGCCGAAAGCGGTTACGGCCGACAAAAAATCATTAGGAACTATTACGGCAAATTAA
- a CDS encoding LysE family transporter has product MPLILGFTVASIGITPPGLLNMTAAKLSVRDGRSKALMFALGATFTVFFQTYLAVLFAKFIDRNPEIINLLQEIGLGIFVLLTLYFFTIANKPKKPKEELKMKSKTSRFFLGMLLSALNLFPIPYYVFISVWLSRNGYFFFNQSYISLFVLGAVIGSFLVFYLYILFFKKKEGEKPSFLINNINYIIGTITGLVSIVTLIKLINNNLG; this is encoded by the coding sequence ATGCCCCTCATACTTGGTTTTACAGTGGCTTCGATTGGGATCACACCACCCGGTCTGCTCAATATGACGGCTGCAAAACTAAGTGTGCGGGATGGTAGAAGTAAGGCATTGATGTTTGCATTGGGCGCTACGTTTACCGTATTTTTTCAAACGTATCTGGCAGTATTGTTTGCCAAATTTATCGACCGAAATCCGGAGATCATTAACCTGTTGCAGGAAATTGGACTTGGGATTTTTGTGTTGCTAACGCTCTATTTTTTTACGATTGCCAACAAGCCAAAGAAACCGAAGGAAGAGCTTAAAATGAAAAGCAAAACCAGTCGTTTCTTTTTGGGAATGTTACTGTCGGCACTTAATCTTTTTCCGATTCCGTATTATGTCTTTATCAGTGTATGGTTGTCGCGAAACGGCTATTTCTTTTTTAACCAATCCTATATTTCCCTGTTTGTATTAGGAGCTGTTATCGGATCGTTTTTGGTATTTTACCTCTATATACTGTTTTTTAAGAAAAAAGAAGGCGAAAAACCATCCTTTCTGATCAATAATATCAATTATATTATCGGAACCATAACCGGACTGGTTTCTATTGTTACCCTAATTAAGTTGATCAATAATAATTTGGGATAA
- a CDS encoding HlyD family efflux transporter periplasmic adaptor subunit: MDTVITRKNRKNSYRIGIVLLFLIVSYFAYSMITKEKSLNIKRDEISIKTVSKAYFEDFIMFQAKAEPLNSILINIIEGGSVQEIFVENGGHVEKGQALAKLYNPNTELSYLTQETSMIEQINNLNKARLDIRNQELNLAKDLIAIEHDYNTAKQLYDLNERLFKKGIIAKNEWETTREGFRYQQERKNIIQQSIQKEKQTNQIQIQQINRSIATMEKSLDILRGNKKNFLITAPLSGRLSSFEPILGKNYQAGESIGKIDVMQGYKLVAKVDEFYLERVSVGQKGTIEYKGKQFPVHIAKVIPEVKDGKFQVELSFENAKELDLKQGLSFGVKLTLSESVKTLVLPKGSFNQETSGNWIFVVNGDKAIRRTIRLGRENPLYFEVLEGLKEGEKVITSSYQDYKEVTVLQFDK, encoded by the coding sequence ATGGATACTGTTATCACTCGTAAAAATAGAAAAAATAGCTATCGTATAGGGATAGTGCTACTTTTTTTGATCGTTAGCTATTTTGCCTATTCCATGATCACCAAAGAAAAAAGCCTGAATATAAAACGAGATGAGATTAGCATCAAAACCGTAAGTAAAGCCTACTTTGAAGATTTTATTATGTTTCAGGCGAAAGCCGAGCCCTTAAATTCTATTTTGATCAATATTATTGAAGGCGGTTCGGTACAGGAAATTTTTGTGGAAAACGGTGGGCATGTCGAAAAAGGACAAGCATTAGCCAAACTGTATAATCCGAATACGGAATTAAGCTACCTGACACAGGAGACCTCCATGATCGAACAAATAAATAACCTAAACAAAGCGCGATTGGATATCCGAAATCAGGAATTAAATCTTGCAAAAGATCTGATCGCCATCGAACACGATTACAATACGGCCAAACAATTATACGATCTTAATGAACGACTGTTTAAAAAAGGAATCATTGCCAAAAACGAATGGGAAACGACGCGGGAAGGTTTCCGTTACCAACAGGAACGTAAAAATATTATCCAGCAAAGCATCCAAAAAGAAAAGCAAACCAACCAGATTCAGATTCAGCAAATCAATCGTTCGATAGCCACGATGGAGAAAAGCCTTGATATTTTGCGAGGGAATAAAAAGAACTTTTTAATTACGGCACCCTTATCCGGACGACTATCTTCATTCGAGCCGATTTTAGGTAAAAACTACCAGGCTGGAGAAAGTATCGGAAAAATTGATGTGATGCAAGGGTATAAACTGGTTGCAAAAGTCGACGAATTTTACCTGGAACGTGTATCGGTTGGACAAAAAGGAACGATCGAATACAAAGGGAAACAGTTCCCGGTACATATTGCCAAAGTAATCCCGGAAGTTAAAGACGGTAAATTTCAGGTCGAGTTGAGTTTTGAAAACGCCAAAGAACTGGATTTAAAACAGGGCTTAAGCTTTGGAGTTAAATTAACCCTTTCCGAAAGTGTAAAAACGCTGGTATTACCCAAAGGAAGTTTTAATCAGGAAACCTCCGGAAACTGGATCTTTGTAGTCAATGGTGATAAAGCCATCCGCCGTACGATCAGGTTGGGGCGGGAAAATCCGCTGTATTTCGAAGTACTGGAAGGATTAAAAGAGGGCGAAAAAGTAATCACCTCTTCCTATCAGGATTATAAAGAAGTGACTGTTTTACAATTTGACAAGTAA